A genome region from Dolichospermum compactum NIES-806 includes the following:
- a CDS encoding ABC transporter ATP-binding protein/permease, protein MPTQVQPEPSTNPFSALTQFWKNVQSIAEPYWYPNTSRERAFSDVIRSWGMLILLIILIIGLVSLNVFSNFLYRYIVDITITGKDVSQFFNIVFTYAITLAFVTALVGFSKFVRRQIVLEWYEWLNNHILAKYLHERAYYKINFKSDIDNPDQRITQEIEPVINNALTFSTTLLEKILEIAAYIIIIWSISKQVAIILVIYTLLGNLVAFYLNQEINKVNQEELESKADYNYCLTHVRVHAESIAFFRGEKQESNIIGKRFDELIKIAKRKISWERNQDFFNRGYQAVIEVFPFLILGPLYIANHLEFGEISQASLCAYLFANALAELINEFGISGKFSVYVERLSNFSFALEAVTKQSENANTIKTVEDNYISFDQVTLQTPDYERVIVEDLSLSVQPGEGLLIVGPSGRGKSSLLRAIAGLWNAGTGRLVRPPLEEVLFLPQRPYIILGTLREQLLYPHTERIVSDRALKEVLKQVNLDSLLSRVDGFDTEVPWENILSLGEQQRLAFARLLVTQPGFTILDEATSALDLKNEGNLYQQLRAAKTTFISVGHRESLFDYHQWVLELSQDSSWQLLTVQDYQRQKLQSVVISAAGNTEMTIDNLVTNQSPNQSETATQVSVITGLSHQEMQKLTDYSLGTVRTKASKSQTITTEDGSTYSYNKDPNVLKWVKV, encoded by the coding sequence ATGCCAACTCAAGTTCAACCTGAACCTTCGACAAATCCTTTTTCAGCTTTGACTCAATTTTGGAAAAATGTTCAATCTATTGCCGAACCTTATTGGTATCCAAATACCTCAAGGGAAAGAGCATTTTCAGACGTGATTCGTTCCTGGGGAATGCTTATTCTATTGATAATACTTATAATTGGACTTGTTAGTTTAAATGTATTTAGTAATTTTCTTTATCGCTACATAGTTGATATTACTATTACAGGAAAAGATGTTTCTCAGTTTTTTAATATTGTATTTACTTATGCTATAACCCTAGCATTTGTAACAGCATTGGTAGGGTTTTCTAAGTTTGTCAGAAGGCAAATCGTCCTAGAGTGGTATGAATGGTTAAATAATCACATTCTTGCAAAATATTTACATGAAAGAGCATACTACAAAATCAATTTTAAGTCTGATATTGATAATCCTGATCAACGCATCACCCAAGAAATTGAACCTGTTATAAATAATGCTTTGACTTTTTCAACTACCTTACTAGAAAAAATACTGGAAATCGCAGCTTATATTATAATTATTTGGTCAATTTCCAAACAAGTTGCAATTATTTTAGTAATTTATACTCTTTTGGGTAATCTAGTTGCTTTCTATTTGAATCAAGAAATAAATAAAGTTAATCAAGAGGAACTGGAATCTAAGGCTGATTATAACTATTGTTTAACTCATGTTAGGGTTCATGCTGAATCTATAGCTTTTTTTCGGGGAGAAAAACAAGAGTCAAATATTATTGGTAAAAGATTTGATGAGTTAATCAAGATTGCTAAAAGGAAAATTAGCTGGGAAAGAAATCAAGACTTTTTTAATAGAGGATATCAAGCTGTAATTGAGGTATTTCCATTTTTAATATTGGGTCCTTTATATATTGCAAATCATTTGGAATTTGGAGAAATTAGTCAAGCTTCTTTGTGTGCTTATCTTTTTGCTAATGCTCTAGCAGAATTAATTAATGAGTTTGGAATTTCAGGGAAGTTCTCTGTTTATGTTGAGCGGTTATCTAATTTTTCTTTTGCTTTGGAAGCAGTTACTAAACAATCGGAAAATGCTAATACTATTAAAACAGTAGAAGATAATTATATTAGTTTTGATCAAGTAACTTTACAAACTCCCGATTATGAAAGGGTAATTGTGGAAGATTTATCACTTTCTGTACAACCAGGAGAAGGTTTATTAATTGTTGGTCCGAGTGGTAGGGGTAAAAGTTCTTTGTTGAGAGCGATCGCTGGTTTGTGGAATGCAGGAACAGGTCGTCTGGTGCGGCCTCCTTTGGAAGAAGTGTTGTTTTTACCTCAACGTCCTTACATTATTTTAGGAACTTTGCGGGAACAGTTACTTTATCCACATACAGAACGAATAGTCAGCGATCGCGCGCTCAAAGAAGTTTTAAAACAAGTTAATCTGGATAGTTTATTAAGTCGAGTAGATGGTTTTGATACTGAAGTTCCTTGGGAAAATATATTATCTTTAGGAGAGCAACAACGTTTAGCATTTGCCAGACTGTTAGTTACTCAACCTGGTTTCACTATCTTAGATGAAGCTACGAGTGCTTTAGATTTAAAGAATGAAGGTAACTTATATCAACAATTACGAGCAGCAAAAACAACATTTATCAGTGTCGGACATCGAGAAAGCTTATTTGATTATCATCAATGGGTTTTAGAACTTTCTCAAGATTCTAGTTGGCAACTTTTGACTGTACAAGATTATCAACGTCAGAAATTACAATCAGTTGTCATCAGTGCTGCTGGAAATACTGAAATGACAATAGATAATTTGGTCACTAATCAATCTCCTAATCAATCAGAAACAGCAACACAAGTAAGTGTCATTACCGGACTTTCTCATCAAGAAATGCAGAAATTAACAGACTATTCACTGGGGACTGTGAGAACTAAAGCCAGTAAAAGTCAAACTATTACTACTGAGGATGGTTCTACCTACAGCTATAATAAAGACCCCAATGTTTTGAAATGGGTAAAAGTTTAG